Proteins co-encoded in one Syngnathoides biaculeatus isolate LvHL_M chromosome 22, ASM1980259v1, whole genome shotgun sequence genomic window:
- the LOC133495572 gene encoding 5'(3')-deoxyribonucleotidase, mitochondrial-like has protein sequence MLLTNANRLLARRKALLQMQLHHDMTLSSVTGKRLRVLVDMDGVLADFEGGFLKKYRARYPDAPYITLEDRRGFWVSKQYGRLRSDLSEKAISIWESKDFFRELDPLPGGVEAVKQMAKMDNTDVFICTSPIKHFKHCPYEKYAWVEKHLGHDFLEQVILTRDKTVVSGDILIDDKPDILGVEPKPTWEHILFAACHNKHHPVSPSKRRLLSWSDDWRAILESKRQ, from the exons ATGTTGCTGACGAACGCAAACCGTCTCCTGGCCAGAAGAAAAGCCTTGCTCCAGATGCAATTGCACCATGACATGACGCTCAGCTCCGTAACCGGTAAGAGACTGCGGGTACTGGTTGACATGGACGGCGTGCTGGCCGACTTTGAGGGGGGCTTCTTGAAGAAGTACCGGGCCAGGTACCCGGACGCGCCGTACATCACGCTGGAGGACCGGAGAGGGTTCTGGGTGTCCAAGCAGTACGGACGACTTCGGAGTGACCTCTCT GAGAAAGCCATTAGCATCTGGGAGTCCAAGGACTTCTTCAGAGAACTGGACCCCCTTCCTGGTGGGGTTGAGGCAGTCAAGCAGATGGCCAAAATGGACAA CAcagatgtttttatttgcaccAGCCCAATCAAGCATTTCAAGCACTGCCCGTACGAAAAG TACGCGTGGGTGGAAAAGCATTTGGGTCACGACTTTCTGGAGCAGGTTATCCTAACCAGAGACAAGACGGTGGTCAGCGGAGACATCCTTATCGACGACAAGCCTGACATTTTAG GTGTGGAGCCCAAACCGACCTGGGAGCACATTTTGTTCGCCGCCTGCCACAACAAGCACCATCCCGTCAGCCCCTCAAAGAGACGCTTGCTGTCCTGGTCTGACGACTGGAGGGCCATCCTGGAGAGCAAAAGGCAGTGA
- the cops3 gene encoding COP9 signalosome complex subunit 3, producing MASALEQFVNNVRQLSAQGQMTQLCELINKSGELLAKNLSHLDTVLGALDIQEHSLGVLAVLFVKFSMPNIPDFETLFSQVQLFISTCNGEHIRYATDTFAGLCHQLTNALVERKQPLRGVVILKQAVDKMQMNTNQLTSVHADLCQLCLLAKCFKPALPFLELDMMDICKENGAYDAKHFLCYYYYGGMIYMGLKNFDRALYFYEQAITTPAMAVSHIMLEAYKKYILVSLILHGKVQQLPKYTSQIVGRFIKPLSNAYHELAQIYTTNNPTELRSIVNKHSETFTRDNNTGLVKQCLSSLYKKNIQRLTKTFLTLSLQDMASRVQLSGPQEAEKYVLHMIEDGEIYASINQKDGMVCFHDNPEKYNNPAMLHKIDQEMLKCIELDEKLKSMDQEITVNPQFVQKSMGTQEDDVGSKTSSYS from the exons ATGGCTTCAGCTTTGGAGCAATTTGTGAACAATGTGCGGCAGCTTTCCGCTCAAG GCCAGATGACTCAGCTGTGTGAGTTGATTAACAAGAGCGGAGAGCTGCTGGCCAAGAACCTGTCGCACCTGGATACAGTGCTGGGAGCCTTGGACATTCAGGAGCACTCCCTCGGTGTGCTAGCCGTTCT ATTTGTAAAGTTCTCCATGCCAAACATCCCTGACTTTGAGACGCTCTTTTCCCAAGTCCAGCTCTTCATCAGTACTTGCAATGGCGAGCACATTAGATATGCAACAGACACTT TTGCTGGTCTCTGCCACCAGTTGACAAATGCCCTTGTAGAGCGCAAACAG CCATTGAGGGGTGTCGTCATCCTAAAACAGGCAGTCGACAAAATGCAGATGAACACAAACCAACTTACCTCAGTTCATGCAGACCTGTGTCAG CTGTGCTTGTTAGCAAAGTGCTTCAAGCCGGCCCTGCCCTTCCTAGAGCTTGACATGATGGACATCTGCAAGGAGAACGGAGCTTATGACGCAAAGCACTTTTTATGTTACTACTACTATGGTGGCATGATCTACATGGGGCTCAAAAATTTCGATAGAGCACTGTATTTTTATGAACAG GCAATAACCACTCCAGCTATGGCAGTGAGCCACATCATGTTGGAAGCCTACAAGAAATACATCCTGGTCTCACTTATTCTCCACGGCAAAGTCCAACAGCTGCCCAAATACACCTCACAAATCGTAGGAAGGTTTATTAAG CCCCTGAGCAACGCCTATCACGAGCTGGCTCAGATTTACACCACCAACAACCCAACCGAATTGCGGAGCATAGTCAACAAACACAGCGAGACGTTCACGCGAGACAACAATACAGGCCTGGTCAAACAGTGCCTCTCCTCCCTCTACAAAAAGAACATCCAAAGGCTaacaaag ACTTTCCTGACACTGTCTTTGCAAGACATGGCAAGTCGAGTGCAACTTTCAGGGCCTCAGgaggcagagaaatatgtctTACACATG ATTGAAGATGGTGAGATTTATGCTAGCATTAACCAAAAGGATGGCATGGTGTGCTTCCACGACAACccagaaaaatacaacaatccTGCAATGCTACACAAAATTGACCAAGAG ATGTTGAAATGTATAGAACTGGATGAGAAACTAAAGTCTATGgatcaagaaattacagtaaacccGCAGTTTGTGCAGAAg agTATGGGAACGCAAGAGGATGATGTTGGCAGCAAAACGTCAAGTTACTCTTGA